DNA from Desulfarculus baarsii DSM 2075:
TGGCCGCCTCCGGCGCGGCCATGGCCTTTGGCCACTACACCCCCGGCGCGCTGGGCCTTGGCGCGGCCACCCTGCCGCCGCCGGGCTTTCACTACACCATCTACAACATTTTCTACAACGCCGACACCATGATCGACGACAACGGCAACGAGTCCAACGTCGGCCTGGACCTCAACGTCTTCGCCAGCGCCCATCAGTTCACCTACATGACCGACTACAAGTTCCTGGGCGCCGAGTTCGGCTTCGACATGATCGTGCCCCTGGTCTCGACCAACATCGAGATCCGCGCCGCCGGCGTCGACGACAGCCAGTTCGGCATTGGCGACCTCTACTTCGAGCCCTTCGTGCTGGCCTGGCGCAAGCCCCAATGGGACGTGGCCTTCGCCCTGGGCTTCTACGCCCCCACCGCCGACAGCGGCGGGTCGGCCTCGCCCGGCCTGGGCTACTGGTCGTTCATGGAGACCCTGGGCGCGACCTACTACTTTGACCAGGCCCGCACCTGGTCGGTCTCGCTGCTCACCCGCTGGCTGCAAAACACCGAATCCCGCGACAGCGACGTGACCCAGGGGGCCAACGTCGTGGCCGAGTACGGCGCGGGCAAGACCATTTCCCTCAGTCGGGATCTGCTGTTCCAGTTCGGCGTTTCGGGCTACACCAACCTGCAACTGACCGACAACAGCGGCACGACCAACGACGACGTCCGCGCCCGCTCCAACGCCGTGGGCCCGGAGATCCATTTCACGCTGCTCAAGCCGCTGGTGTTGCAGGCCTATCTGCGCTACCTGTTCGAGTATGGCACGGAGGCCACCAGCGAGGGCCAGACGTTGTGTCTGACCTTGATCGGCTCTTTCTAAAGGGCCGGCACGGCGCGCGGGGCCGCTTTGGCCTCGCGCCGCTCAGTTGAGAAAAAGCGGGGCGGGGAGGATTGTCCCTCCTTTGCCAACCAACCGGAATCTCTTCTCTCCGCCCCGCCATCCAGCCCCCCGGAGGATCGACTTGCCAGCCCAAACCAGCGCAACGGTTCACGTCTTGCCCGATGGCCCCACGATCATCGCGCCTCTGGGGGCCAAATTGTCCGACGTGCTTGTCGAGGCCGGCCTGAGCCTGGCCATGGACTGTGGCGGCAAGGGCCTGTGCGGCCGCTGCCTGGTCTGGGTGGAGGGCGCGGTCTCGGCCGTGGAGCCCGAGGAGGCCAAGCAGATCGACCCGGCGCTGTTGGCGCGGGGCCATCGCCTGGCCTGTCAGGCCAGGGTGGCCGGGGAGTTGAACGTGCGCCTGCCCGAGCCCGAGCGCCTGGACGCCAAGGCCTGGCGCATCGAGGGCGACGAGGACGGCCCGCCGGCCATGACCGAGCCGGCGCTGAACGGCATTGATCTGCATCTCCCGGCCCCCAGCCTGCAAGACCCGCGCTCCGACCAGCGCCGCCTGGAGGACGCGCTCGCCGCCGCCGGTCGGCCCGAGGCCCGCCTCGACGATCCACTGGCCGCCGGGCAGCTCTCGCGCCTGGCCCGCGAGGCGGGCTGGCGTCTGCGGGCGGTTTTGCGCGGTCGGCGCGTGGTGGGCGTGGGGCCGTGGGGTCAGCCGGCCCTGGGCCTGGCCGTGGACCTGGGCTCGACCAAGCTGGCGGCCTATCTCTGCGACATGGAAAACGGGGCCATCCTGGCGGCCAAGGGCATGCTCAACCCCCAGGCCAGCTTCGGGGCCGACGTGGTCACCCGCCTGCAACGGGCCATCGCCAAGCCCGACGACGGCCGGCGCTTGACGGCGATGATCCGCCAGGCCATCGACGATCTGGCCGGCGAGATGACCCGCCAGGCCGGCGTTGAACGCCAGCGCGTCATGGCCATGAGCCTGGTGGGCAATAGCGTCATGACTCATCTTTTCCTTGGCCTGCCCCTGGCCCAACTGGCCGCGCCGCCCTTCGTGGCCTGCCTGGATCAACCCCTGGATCTGCCGGCCGAACGTCTGGGCCTGCGCCTGGCCCCGGGGGCGCTCGTCCACCTGCCGCCGCTGGTGGGCGGCTTTGTCGGCTCCGACAACGTGGCCATGATCATGGGCGCGGGCCTGGACGGGGCCGAGCGCTGTCGGCTGGGCCTGGATATCGGCACCAACACCGAGGTGACCCTGAGCGTGCCCGGCCGCGACAAGCCGCTGCTCATCGCCTCGGCGCCCTCGGGCCCCACCTTCGAGGGCGCCCACCTCAGCGCGGGCATGCGGGCCATGGCCGGTGCCATCCATCGCGTTGGCGTCGAGGGCGGACGCTTGGCGGTCCAGACCATCGACGGCTCGCCGCCGGCCGGCGTCTGCGGCTCGGGCGTCATCGACGCCGTGGCCGAGCTCAACCGCCACGGCCTGATCAACAAGCTGGGCCACCTGGACCGCGGCCACCCGTTGGTGCGCGTCGACGGCACGGGCGCACGCTTCGTGCTGGCTGGGGCCGATCAGTCGGCCCACGGCGCGGAGGTGGCCATCAGCCAGGCCGATATCGGCCAGGTGCAACTGGCCAAGGCGGCCATCCGCGCGGCGGGGCAGACGCTTCTGGCCCTGGCCGGCCTGAGCGAAAGCGACCTGGAGGAGGTGGTGCTGGCCGGTTCCTTCGGCAGCAATTTCGGGGTGGAAAACGCCAAGGCCATGGGTTTGATCCCCGACGTGGCCGGCGCGGTCTATCGCCAGGTGGGCAACGCCGCCGGCGTGGGCGCGCGCTGGGCACTGCTGGACATGGCCGCCCGCCGCCGCGCCCTGGCCATCCCGGCCAAGGCCCAATACGTGGAGTTGACAGGCGAAAGCCGCTTCAACGGCCTGTTCGCCCGCAACTTGGCCTTTCCCGCCCTGGCCGACCGCTCAGTCCAGGCCCAGGCGCTTTAGTTTGTAGATCAACCCCCGCCGGGTGATGCCCAGGATATCGGCCGCCTTGGTGCGGTTGCCGCCGGTCTGGGCCAAGGCCAGGCGGATGGCCTCCACCTCGCTTTGCTCCAAGGTCTTGACGGCCGGCGGCGTGGCTGTTGCCGGCGGCGCTGGGCCGGGCGACGCGCTTGCCGCGCCCTGGCGCACGGCCGGGGGCAGGTGCTCGGGCAGGATCACGTCGGTCTGGCTGAGCAGGCCGGCTCGCTCCATGGCGTTGGCCAACTCGCGCACGTTGCCGGGCCAGTGGTGGGCTTGCAGGGCTTGGGCCGCCGCCCGCGAAAGGCGTTTGTCGCCGCCGGCCAAAAAACGTCGCGCCAGGGGCAGGATGTCCTCGGGCCGCTGGCGCAGGGGCGGCGCTTCGATGGCCACCACGTTGAGCCGATAATAGAGGTCTTGCCGAAAACGCCCCGCCGCCGCCTCGGCCTGGATGTCGTGGTTGGTGGCGGCGATCAGCCGAAAATCCGAGGCCAGCTCGCGGTCGCCGCCCACCGGCGTCACCCGGCCGGTCTCGATGGCCCGCAACAGGGCCGGCTGCAACTCCAGGGGCATGTCGCCGATTTCATCCAAAAACAGCGTGCCGCCGTCGGCCTCGCGAAAGCGGCCCAGCCGCCGGGCCGATGCGCCGGTGAAAGAGCCGCGTTCGTGGCCGAAAAGTTCGCTGGCCAGCAGGCCGGCCGGGATGGCCGCACAGTTGACGGCCACCAGGGGCTTGGCGGCGCGCGGGCTGTGGCGATGGATCAAGCGGGCCAGCACCTCCTTGCCCGCGCCGCTTTCACCGGTGATCAGCACGCTGGCCGTGCTGGCGGCGGCCTTCAGGGCCTGGGCCAGGGCCGCCCGCCAGGCCGGGGCCTGGGCCACCAGGCCGTGCAGGGCCTGGGGCGGCAGGTCGTCGTCGGCGGTTTGCTCGGCCGGGCCGACGACCTCGGCCACGGCGGCCAAGAGTTGGTCGCTGTCGACCGGCTTGGCCAGGTAATCCACCGCGCCCAGCTTGAGGGCGCGCACGGCCTGGCCCACCTCGGCATGGGCGGTTATCAGCAAAAATGGCAGGTCCGGGCGCTCGCGGCGGCCGCGGCGCAATAGCTCCAGGCCGTCCAGGCCGGGCAGGCGCACGTCGCAGAGCACCAGCTCCGGCCGTTTGGCTTCGATCATTTGCAGGGCCTGGAGGCCATCGGCGGCGGCGATGGTTTCGTAGCCGGCCCTGGACAGGGCCTGGGCGTAAAGCTGGCGATAGCCCGCCTCGTCATCGACGATCAGCACCAGTTTACTCACTGGCCCTCGCCTCGGCCCGGGGCCGGTTTGACGCCCTGGATCGTCACCGTCGCGCCCTGGCCCGGTTGCGATTCCATGGCCACGCTCCAGCCGTGCTCCTCGACAAAACGCTTGACAATGGCCAGGCCCAGGCCATGACCAGAGGCGTCACCAGATACATATGGCTTGAATATCTTTGGCAAAAGATCGGATGGCACGCCCGCGCCGCGATCCTTGACCATAAGCGTGGCCGTCTCGCCCTGGCGGACTAGGGCGACGCTTATCTCATCACCGGGCCGGGAGGCGCGCAGGCTGTTGAGCAACAGGTTGACCAGCACCTGGCGCAGCATCTCTTCGTCGGCCAGGATGGGCCAAGGCGGGCAGTCGATGCGCGTGACGACCCCGGCGGCCTCCAGGTCGGGCTTGATGAGCTGGGTGACTTTTTCGGCCAGGGCGGCCAAGTCGACCGGGGCGATGTTGGGTTGTCGTCGGCTGGCGAAGGTCATGAAGCCGCCCAAGCGGGCGCTGGCCTTGTCGGCCTCGTCGATGATGTCGATGAGCATCTGGCGGCTTTGAGCCGGCTGATCGGGCTGGTCGGCGATCTGCTGGGCCAGGCCCAGGATGATGCCCAGGGGGTTTTTGGTCTCATGGGCCAGGCCGGCGGCGGCCAGGCCAAGGTCTTCGAGGTGTTCGCGGCGGGCTCGTTCGGCCTTGAGCTGCTCGGCCAAAAGCGCCCCGCGAATGGCCATGACCCAGGCCGCCAGACTGGCTACGATGAAGCACAGGGCGATGGTTACGGTGATGAAAAGCGCCGTGATGGCGCGGGGATGGCCAGGGCGTTCCGGCGGCGGGCGAAAGCCCACCAGCAAGGTTTGGCCGGCCGGGTCGTGGCCGGGCAGATGAAGCCTGCGCCAGATCAACAGGCGGCCGTCGACGGTCATGTCGCCTTCAGGGGTGGGCAGATTTTGAGGGCGGGGGCCGCCGCCGGCGCTGAAAATCGCCTCGTCGCCTTGGCGCAGCTCGACAAAGCTGATGGGCGAGGCGCTGATGAAGCTTTTGAGCAGATTGTTGGCTTGCGTGCGGTTTTCCGGCTTGTATTCGGCCAGCGCCGCGAAAGCGCCGTCCATGGCGTCGACCAGGCCCATGACGCGCTGGTGGGCCAGGCGGTCAAAGGTCTGGTTGATGTCGCTCCAGCGGTGCCAGGCCCACAGAAAAAGGGCGCTGACCATCAGGATGGTGACGATGATTGGCGTGCGGTATGTCGTCAGTATGGCGGGCGTTTTCACGGATAAAGGCTCGTTGTCGGCCGGCTTCGTTCGCCGGCGCGGGGCCGGGGAGCGAATGCCTGGCCGTTGGGGGGCCGGTTATTCGGAGATGCCGATTTCCTTGGCCACTTCCAGCAGGTTGCGATCGGGTTGGTTGCCGCAGGCGTCGACGATGTTGTTGGAGAAATCGTCGATGGTCTGCCAACGAATGACCGTATCGCCCGAAACGCCGCTCAGGTAGCCGTCCAACCACAACAGGACCAGGCCGGCGGTCTCCTCGTCACTCTTGGCCAGGCCCATGATGAAGTCCTGGCAGGTGAGGGCCCCGAAGTCCACGTCGTCGACGTTTTGCTTTTGGGCCATTGCCGCCGAGGAAAAAATCGCCAACAGACTCAGACACATGACAAGCGCCACGATCTTTTTCATTGTTTTTCGCTTTCTTAAATTATGCGTAACGGTCAATTGGCAGGCGCTGTTCAAATAAAAACCGCACTCGATTCAATGTTCATCATGCCAGGCCCAAAGTCAATGCTTATCGCCGGCCGCCGCGCCTTGGCCCGCCCCCATAAAAAAACATTGTCATGATCAACAAAAGTATATGATAATAGCGGCGCGGCAAGTTAGTCACCCAAACGTCAGCGCGGTGGGCCGTGGCGGGCAATGTCGCCCGTCGCCGGGCGTGGCCGCGCGCGCAAAAAAGGGGGGATGAATGGCGGGCGAGTTTTACGCGCGGCCCAAGGACGGCGCGCCCGAGGATCAGTGGCAAACCATCGAGGAGCACCTGACCAACGTGGCCGAGGAGGCCGGGCGCATGGCCTTGGCCTTTGGCGCGGGGCCGTGGGGCCGGGCGGCGGGGCTGCTGCACGATCTGGGCAAATATTCCGAGGCCTTTCAACGGCGGCTGCGCGGCGGCCCAAAGGTCGATCACTCCACGGCCGGGGCCCGGCGGGCGCGGGCGCTGTTCGGCCCTGGCTGGGGCAAGCTGCTGGCCTACGCCATCGCCGGCCACCACGCCGGTTTGGCCAACGGCAATGATGGCTCGCCATCCGATTTGGTCAGCCGTTTGGGCGAAAGCCGTCGCAAACGCCAGATCGAACCATACGAGCGTTTCGACCCGCGCTTGCTGGCCGATTTGTCGCTGGTCGCGCCGCCGCTCAAGCGCGACGACGAGCGAAGCGGTTTTCAGGCGGCCTTTTTCGCGCGGATGATTTTTTCGTGCTTGGTCGACGCCGACCGCCTGGATTCCGAGCGCTTCACCAGCCCGGACAAGGCCGCCTGGCGCGACGGCTGGCCCGACGTCGATCAGCTATGGACCCGGTTGGAGGCCTTTTTGGCCGGGCTGCGGGCCAAGGCCGCGGCCTCGCCGCTCAACAAGCGCCGCAACGAGATCCTCGACGCTTGCCTGGCCGCCGCCGATCAGCCGCCGGGCCTGTTTTCGCTGACCGTGCCCACCGGCGGCGGCAAGACCTATTCGTCGCTGGCCTTCGCCCTGCGCCACGCCCACGGGCACGGCCTGCGCCGGGTCATTTACGTGATCCCCTACACCAGCATCATCGACCAGAACGCCAGCGTGATGCGCGACGCCCTGGGCGACGACGCCGTGTTGGAGCATCACTCCAGCCTGCCCGTCAACGACGACCAGAAAGACGACGGCGCGGCCTTCCGGCGCGGCGACCTGGCCGCCGAAAACTGGGACGCGCCGCTGGTGATCACCACCAACGTGCAGTTTTTCGAATCGCTGTTCGCCAACAAGCCGGGCAAGTGCCGCAAGTTGCACAACATCGCCGGCAGCGTGATCATCCTCGACGAGGCGCAGATGCTGCCCCGCGACCAACTGCGGCCTTGCCTGGCGGCCCTGCGCGAGCTGACGCTGAATTATGGTTGCAGCGTGGTGCTCTGCACGGCCACCCAGCCGGCCTTTGGCGACGCCGAGACCTTCGACTCCCTGGCCATGCGCCCGCGCGAGCTGGCCCCCGACCCGGAGCGGCTTTACGACGAGTTCCGGCGGGTGAGGGTGGTGTTGGAGGGCATGCTCTCCGCCGACGAACTGGCTGGCCGCCTGGCCGCCCACGATCAAGTCTTGTGCGTGGTCAACACCCGCCGCCACGCCCGCGACGTCTTTCGCCGGCTGGCCGCCGGGCGGCCCACGGGCCAGGTTTATCATTTGAGCACCCTGATGCACGCCACCCACCGCCGGGCCAAGCTGGAGGCGATCCGCGCCGATCTGGCCGCCGGACGGCCTTGCCTGGCAGTCAGCACCCAGCTGGTGGAGGCTGGCGTGGACGTGGACTTCCCCCACGTTTACCGGGCCATGGCCGGCCTGGATTCGCTGGCCCAGGCCGCCGGCCGCTGCAACCGCGAGGGCCGCCTGGCCGAGCTGGGCCTGCTGCACGTGTTTGATTGTGACAAACAAGAATATAAGCCGCCCCACAGCCTGATCGCGCCGATGGAGGAGGGCCGCGGGGTGCTGCGCCGTTGCGCGGCGGGCGACGACCTTTTGTCGTTGGCCAACATCGGCGACTATTTCGCGGGGCTGTATCACCGGCACAAAGACCGGCTAGACGTGGGTGATATCTTGGCCGAGTTGGCCCCAGGGGCAAAGAACGCCGACTTTCCCTTCGCCACCGTGGCCGATTTGTTCAAGTATTTCGACAGCCCCGGTCAGCCACTGTTGGTCTGCGACGAAAACCTGCGCCGGAGAATCGTTGACGGCCTGCGCCACGCGCCCAACCCCGGGCTTTTTCTGCGCCGGGCCCAGCCCTGGCTGGTGCAGATCTACGATCACGAGATCGGGCAACTGGAGCGCAAGGGCGCGGTTTCGCGGGTGGTGGAGGGCGGTCTGGCCGTGCTGGAAGAGCCAGCGCTCTACCGCGATGACGTGGGCCTGGATATCGACCTTGACGCGCCAGGCGATCCCAACAAGACATATTATTGAAACCCGTCCTGGTTTGATTCATTCAGCGAAAAAACGGGAGGATGCCTATGAGCAAGGGCGTGGCCCTGCGGGTGGGCGGCGATTACGCCTGCTTCACCCGGCCGGAAATGAAGGTCGAGAGGGTGTCGTATGAGGTGATGACG
Protein-coding regions in this window:
- a CDS encoding HdeA family protein — encoded protein: MKKIVALVMCLSLLAIFSSAAMAQKQNVDDVDFGALTCQDFIMGLAKSDEETAGLVLLWLDGYLSGVSGDTVIRWQTIDDFSNNIVDACGNQPDRNLLEVAKEIGISE
- a CDS encoding ATP-binding protein encodes the protein MKTPAILTTYRTPIIVTILMVSALFLWAWHRWSDINQTFDRLAHQRVMGLVDAMDGAFAALAEYKPENRTQANNLLKSFISASPISFVELRQGDEAIFSAGGGPRPQNLPTPEGDMTVDGRLLIWRRLHLPGHDPAGQTLLVGFRPPPERPGHPRAITALFITVTIALCFIVASLAAWVMAIRGALLAEQLKAERARREHLEDLGLAAAGLAHETKNPLGIILGLAQQIADQPDQPAQSRQMLIDIIDEADKASARLGGFMTFASRRQPNIAPVDLAALAEKVTQLIKPDLEAAGVVTRIDCPPWPILADEEMLRQVLVNLLLNSLRASRPGDEISVALVRQGETATLMVKDRGAGVPSDLLPKIFKPYVSGDASGHGLGLAIVKRFVEEHGWSVAMESQPGQGATVTIQGVKPAPGRGEGQ
- a CDS encoding SphA family protein, yielding MINAIKKMALGVAAAALVLAASGAAMAFGHYTPGALGLGAATLPPPGFHYTIYNIFYNADTMIDDNGNESNVGLDLNVFASAHQFTYMTDYKFLGAEFGFDMIVPLVSTNIEIRAAGVDDSQFGIGDLYFEPFVLAWRKPQWDVAFALGFYAPTADSGGSASPGLGYWSFMETLGATYYFDQARTWSVSLLTRWLQNTESRDSDVTQGANVVAEYGAGKTISLSRDLLFQFGVSGYTNLQLTDNSGTTNDDVRARSNAVGPEIHFTLLKPLVLQAYLRYLFEYGTEATSEGQTLCLTLIGSF
- a CDS encoding ASKHA domain-containing protein: MPAQTSATVHVLPDGPTIIAPLGAKLSDVLVEAGLSLAMDCGGKGLCGRCLVWVEGAVSAVEPEEAKQIDPALLARGHRLACQARVAGELNVRLPEPERLDAKAWRIEGDEDGPPAMTEPALNGIDLHLPAPSLQDPRSDQRRLEDALAAAGRPEARLDDPLAAGQLSRLAREAGWRLRAVLRGRRVVGVGPWGQPALGLAVDLGSTKLAAYLCDMENGAILAAKGMLNPQASFGADVVTRLQRAIAKPDDGRRLTAMIRQAIDDLAGEMTRQAGVERQRVMAMSLVGNSVMTHLFLGLPLAQLAAPPFVACLDQPLDLPAERLGLRLAPGALVHLPPLVGGFVGSDNVAMIMGAGLDGAERCRLGLDIGTNTEVTLSVPGRDKPLLIASAPSGPTFEGAHLSAGMRAMAGAIHRVGVEGGRLAVQTIDGSPPAGVCGSGVIDAVAELNRHGLINKLGHLDRGHPLVRVDGTGARFVLAGADQSAHGAEVAISQADIGQVQLAKAAIRAAGQTLLALAGLSESDLEEVVLAGSFGSNFGVENAKAMGLIPDVAGAVYRQVGNAAGVGARWALLDMAARRRALAIPAKAQYVELTGESRFNGLFARNLAFPALADRSVQAQAL
- a CDS encoding sigma-54-dependent transcriptional regulator, producing the protein MSKLVLIVDDEAGYRQLYAQALSRAGYETIAAADGLQALQMIEAKRPELVLCDVRLPGLDGLELLRRGRRERPDLPFLLITAHAEVGQAVRALKLGAVDYLAKPVDSDQLLAAVAEVVGPAEQTADDDLPPQALHGLVAQAPAWRAALAQALKAAASTASVLITGESGAGKEVLARLIHRHSPRAAKPLVAVNCAAIPAGLLASELFGHERGSFTGASARRLGRFREADGGTLFLDEIGDMPLELQPALLRAIETGRVTPVGGDRELASDFRLIAATNHDIQAEAAAGRFRQDLYYRLNVVAIEAPPLRQRPEDILPLARRFLAGGDKRLSRAAAQALQAHHWPGNVRELANAMERAGLLSQTDVILPEHLPPAVRQGAASASPGPAPPATATPPAVKTLEQSEVEAIRLALAQTGGNRTKAADILGITRRGLIYKLKRLGLD
- a CDS encoding CRISPR-associated helicase/endonuclease Cas3, yielding MAGEFYARPKDGAPEDQWQTIEEHLTNVAEEAGRMALAFGAGPWGRAAGLLHDLGKYSEAFQRRLRGGPKVDHSTAGARRARALFGPGWGKLLAYAIAGHHAGLANGNDGSPSDLVSRLGESRRKRQIEPYERFDPRLLADLSLVAPPLKRDDERSGFQAAFFARMIFSCLVDADRLDSERFTSPDKAAWRDGWPDVDQLWTRLEAFLAGLRAKAAASPLNKRRNEILDACLAAADQPPGLFSLTVPTGGGKTYSSLAFALRHAHGHGLRRVIYVIPYTSIIDQNASVMRDALGDDAVLEHHSSLPVNDDQKDDGAAFRRGDLAAENWDAPLVITTNVQFFESLFANKPGKCRKLHNIAGSVIILDEAQMLPRDQLRPCLAALRELTLNYGCSVVLCTATQPAFGDAETFDSLAMRPRELAPDPERLYDEFRRVRVVLEGMLSADELAGRLAAHDQVLCVVNTRRHARDVFRRLAAGRPTGQVYHLSTLMHATHRRAKLEAIRADLAAGRPCLAVSTQLVEAGVDVDFPHVYRAMAGLDSLAQAAGRCNREGRLAELGLLHVFDCDKQEYKPPHSLIAPMEEGRGVLRRCAAGDDLLSLANIGDYFAGLYHRHKDRLDVGDILAELAPGAKNADFPFATVADLFKYFDSPGQPLLVCDENLRRRIVDGLRHAPNPGLFLRRAQPWLVQIYDHEIGQLERKGAVSRVVEGGLAVLEEPALYRDDVGLDIDLDAPGDPNKTYY